GGTTCCGTTCCTCAAAAACTTGTTGCAGCAGTTTCACAAATTCTATGTACTTTAGTGGAACACGGAATGTCATTCCAATTCTTCCTATTTGCATTTGTCTCTATATGCACGACAGCACAGTTCTCCGTGTTGCCATTACTGGGTTCATCTTGTCTCCAGAATCTGTAAGAAACATGTGTGAGATACATATTGGTATGAGTTTTAAGAGTTGAACAACTTGTAACAGGTGAGGATGAAAGAAGGGGGCAAATTAAACCCTTTAGTTAACCCGAAAGATTCTCCTACCAGGCTCTACACTGTTTCCTTAAAAGGGATTTATAGAACCTGCTCATGTTCCCCCAACAAATCTGCTCTTTACTGGACAAGAAGCACTTGTAGCTACAGTACGACCAGAGCTCCTTTGCCCTCCCTGCAACCCTCACCCCCTTGCATGACCGTTACACTCTATGTTAACCTGTGGGACTAAGGAGAAGACAGTAACTGGTCTGCATCACAGGAGATACTCACGCTGCAGTCTCATTATATGGAGTCTGATCCACCCAGTGCCACTGGCCTTCCTGTGCCTGATCTGTCAGACCGATATAGTAATTCTTTTTTGGGATGGATGTAACAGTTCCTTTTGTCCAATTGAAAATGAAATCCTGAATAAAAATTACAAATTAATTGCCCACATTCAGTCATTGAGCTGACAGTAGTGGGCAGGAGTCCCTGTAGCgaatgtgtgtgcgtgcgcgcgtgAGAGAGAAGGTGATGGCTGGGAAATCCCAGGACTGAATGAACAGGGAGACTGAATTCCCAGCTTACCTTCAATAGATCCCAAATACCAGGGGCGCAGGGGGTCTTCTAAAGATCTGAATGCTCAGCTCCCCAAAGAGTTTAATCCCCAGAGAGTTACCTGCTCAGTTCCTGTGTTGATCACCACCAAGTGGGAGCTCATCCCTGTGCAGTTCCTCTCACTGTCACCCCAGTTCATGGTGTCTATAGAGAAGTAGTAGCAGCTGGACTGAAAGTGCTTCCAGCCcatggggcagcacgtccagacTTGCCCTGAGGGAAGAGAAAGTCAAGGAGAAGAACTCGTAATAATGAGAGATGGAAAACTAGACTGGGCTAGAAGATGTGTTGTTAGAACATGTTAGCTCAGACAGTCAATAAACCCAATGTAGACTAACGTGTTAGCTGACATCTAGAAAAAGGTAAAATGACTCAGTTAATGTTCAACCCCTTTCCTTGGGGAGACTCGTCAATAGTCTAATAGGCCCTCAAAGGTAGAGAATGTTTCCTCATCCCCATCCTGAAATGAGCTTCTTTTGCTCCCCTTTATCCCTCCCTCCTGTGACCACTCTCAGCTAACCCCTCCCTCTCCTTGTTCTTCACACTCTGCCTGGACTTGTAGAACGTCGCTATTTCTCCTCTTAGCCCTCACTCAGTCAATCTGTACAGACTTCATTTTGTTCCCATCCTCTCCCCCATACATCAGTCCCTCCGGCCCCATGTTGATCCAGAGCTGGGTGTGAATCAGGCCCCTAACCCAGAACGATGATGCTGGGGttaatccctccctccctctctctctttcagtgtcACTGACCTTTCTCCTCAGCTCTCCCCAGGACACAATGCCACTCTGCagaactctggggcagggccttgtgCTCTTCACCGCCTCCAGTTCCCTTGAGTAGAGTGACTGGAAaacaagagaggaaaaaaagagaagggaTCCAACTCTaccctccttctcccctgcctGGGTGCAACCTGATTTCTTCATCTCCTGGCCATGGACTGTCCCAAAGTGGCTGCCCCTTTGTAAGCTTCCATTATTGTCACAAGTGCCAACAACCACCTCCCCTGGGACAATAGGGCAGCTCAGCTCTCTTCATATCACTGCTGGCGGTGGGGACCAGATATACTGATTGACCAGAATAAGCCAACCGATCTTAATCAGTATTGCAAGAAGAGCGTCTGACCCACAGGGGAAAGATCAGGGTGAATGTGGCTAGGCAACAGGTTATTAATACTGGTACCCCTCATCCAAGCAGTAGCAGATGTCAGGGCCTAGTAGGTTGGTTTCCcaatggaggagaaatcagtggagTCTGGGTATTTTCTTGCTGTAACTTATTGACACGACTCCTGTAACTGAGGTGGTCAGAAACGGCATTCAGGCAAATGCGTCTTTCAGAACTCTGAGGCCACACAACAATGCCCATTTTCTAGAAGCAACTCTGCCCCTAGAATTGACTATAGTTAGAGAGATTAAAGCAGAGAGAAAACTCTTGCttttccccacagctccctgtgAAAGAACTGCCGAGGCTGGTGACATCACCGGGGAGTGTGGAGCTTCTTGGGAGTTGGTCAAGGTGATGTTGGAGAGTGGATCAAGAGAGAGACATCTGGGAATGGTGACAGGGCTGTCAAGGGAACCAGAAGTCGGAGGGTGTGGGGGTCAGACAGAAGGTCTGGCTAGACTTGCCTGGAGAGCTGGGCTAACTCAGGAAGGATTGAACCTGAGGAGGGAACCTGAAGAGGCTGAGGGGAGCTCAGTTTGGTGTGTCCCTGGTCCCAGAAGCTCCCCTCGTAGGTAGATTGTGGTGGGCTTTGGAGGAGAAAGATTCCTCAGAGAGAGTGAGGGACTCATAAGCCATCCCAGTAACCCAGCAACAGGGGTTGGTGCTGAGCAGTGACACCCAGACACTGGAAGGTCACAGCACAATCTGCCtgtatatttgtaaataattAAGAAGCTCAAGACAGACTTACACAGACAAGGTAAGATGAGTGGTTTCTGTGCATAAAACTATTTCTTTAATGCTTCCAATTCCATGTTAgataatatttgtttttgttcttgatAAATAAGATACTTTATTTTTGCTAACTTTACGACTAAGTCTGATATGGGCTACTAATTTATTTAGGCACCTGATTCCACTTCTTGAAGTGTTGCTAGTTGAAAGGAGCGCGTAGAGGGTGAAGCAGCTTAAGAAATGCATTGAGTGATCTAATGGAGAAGCAGCAGTCTAGGGGTTACAGCAGAAATTTCTCATGGTTAGTTATAGCCCAAATGTTATGGTAGGTTGGAGTTAATTGAGCTGTCTCAGTGAGCAGAAAGATAcattccatttaaaacaaaagttgaGGCTTAAAAATAGACTAGTTGATCTCTCCATAGATATGTGACCGTATCCTCTGATGTGCTGCGCACCCtcaattcctactgaagtcagtgaactGATGGtgcacagcaccttgcaggactgttAATGAGGATGATGTCCTCACTGAGGACAAGTGCCCTAGACCTGTTTAAAGATACTTGGATCATAAGTAAAAAAGTTATAAGAGATTAGAAATTACTTCTAGGAACTAGTGCCCCAGATGCAAAAGGCTCTGTATCTTGTttcccctgagccatccactCTGCCTGAACTGGAGCCAAATTGGAACCAGTGTCCTGGAGCTGAAAGGCTGTGTATCCCATCCCCCAATCTGTTTGGGTCACCTGGACCCCACAAGCTGGAGCAGAACTGATGCTctagaagggaagggaaaggctCAGAACCCCATTCCCTGATCCCTCAACTCATCCAGTCTACATGACATAGAGTTGGATTAGAACTGATGCCCTGATACGGCTCTAGATATTTTCCCCTGATCCTTCTGAGCATCTCACACCCTACCATTGCTAGTTAACATCCCTGATCCTCTGGACATTTAccacccacctcctcccactgccaaATCCTTCCCTCATATCCCAGACATACTTTTCTCAAGTGACCATATTGCTTGCTGCCCATTTCTAATCTTGTCCAGCCACTCACCTTTCCCCCTTTGCCAGCCAAACAAGGACTGTTCCCAACAATATATTCTTCAGGGCTTTCTCCGGGCCCAAACCTTTGGGCTCCCACCCTGTCCTCAAGGAGACTCTTCCACAGTCTAACAAACACCTCTGCTGGGAATTGtttcctgattgtccagcagGATATTTCCCTCTTTGCTTAATTTTATCTCCTTTATTCCCAGTTCTCCTCCCTCAGGCATCCTCCTCaaacaattcctctccctcttgGATAATCAGCCAGTATATACTTACCAATGAGGGCAAtgaggagagagacacacagcaACAGCAACAGTGCTGAGACCAACCACAGGAATCGCCACGTGGGCTTCTGGAGTGCACTCTGCGCCGTGCTCTTCTCTGGAGGTACTAAAGGCAAAGAAACCCCTAGCCCCCAAAACAGTCAGTTCTGCTGACAGTAGCCCTGTCTGCTAGGTGTGAGCAGCTGAATGAAAAACTTCATGCAGAGACCAAATATCAACCCTTATTCAAGAGTTAAAATGTTCTTAGAGACAGGACCAATTAGAACTCTGGGTGATGGCCCCTCTGATGAAGCTCAAATTCCAAGCCAAACTCCCCAACTCAAGCCCCTATAGTGAGCAAATATTCCAATCACAGGTATTGGGGACTGAGGTTACATGTTTGAGGGG
The Emys orbicularis isolate rEmyOrb1 chromosome 1, rEmyOrb1.hap1, whole genome shotgun sequence DNA segment above includes these coding regions:
- the LOC135895447 gene encoding C-type lectin domain family 4 member E-like codes for the protein MASEVTYAEVKFKNAPPPPAETKVPPEKSTAQSALQKPTWRFLWLVSALLLLLCVSLLIALIVTLLKGTGGGEEHKALPQSSAEWHCVLGRAEEKGQVWTCCPMGWKHFQSSCYYFSIDTMNWGDSERNCTGMSSHLVVINTGTEQDFIFNWTKGTVTSIPKKNYYIGLTDQAQEGQWHWVDQTPYNETAAFWRQDEPSNGNTENCAVVHIETNANRKNWNDIPCSTKVHRICETAATSF